AAGAAAAGAAAGAATGAAAGAGAGATTAAGAAAAGAAACGATAAAATGACTACAGGGAAAACTACATAAGGTTTAGTGGGCATCACAGTATAGCCCACACCATTGGTAGAGAACATACCAGAAATAGCATAAGTTAGAATTAAGGACAGAACTATTCCTGCAATTGTACCACCTAAGAACATTGACATCAAATATTTACTAGGAGTTAATTTACTATACTTGAATAAATAGGAAAGTGAACCACTCTGAAAATAAACTAAATATGTTAAACTTACACCTATAGCACTTAAGAAAAGTATCATCAGAGTAGCATACCAAGCAGAAACTATATCAGTGTACACCGAGGACTTCACAATAGATAAACTTTCGGGTAAAGTATTCATTTCTCCAGGTACGCTAACATATGCTGCTATAACTCCCCAAAAGAATATAAACAAAACTCCCCACCCTATAATATTAGGATTTTTCAATATGGATTTTATAATGTATGATAAAGTTTTTCTCATATATTGAATAAAGAATAGATACTTAAATAGGACAAAGAAAGTTCAAAAATTGAACCATACACATTATTTATAACCATGTAGGATAATAAAGTACTCATGATAGATTATAAAGATCTTACAATAAAATTTTCCAATACAAAAATATTTGATAAATTAAATTTATCTATTAAACAGCATTCAATAGTTATTGGACCGAATGGTTCAGGAAAAACTACATTAATAAAAGCAGTATGCGGACTCATACCTTATAAAGGAGACATTCTAGTTGATGGACAAGAAATAAGAAAAATCAAAAATTACCTTAATCTTTCTACAAATATTCCAGAAGTCTATACAATAGGAAGAAAAGTAAAAGATATTGTGGATGTATATTCAGAAATTAAAGACCTTGAATTAGATACTTTCCGTGAAATATTAAAAGAATTAAGAATTTATGATGAAGTTATAAATAAGAGAATTTTAAATTATCAGCAGGCCAGAGCACAATAGTTAGAACTGCATTAGCTTTATCTTCTCCAAGTAAGAACATGCTAATTGATGAACCATATGAAAATGTAGATCCATCTAAGAGGTTATCTATAGCTAAACTTTTGAAAGAAAATATAAAGGACGGATTTATTACAACTCATGAATTAGATTTATTAAAACAGTTTAATTCTTGGCCACTCTATATAATTCTAAGCGAAAGAGTATATGGTCCTATAATAACTGAAGATTTTCTAAATTCAACTATTGTTGAAGGAGAGATCCCTAATGCTATTTTAACGTTAGATGTAGGGGGCAAGAAAATTTCTATAATGAGAGATAATGGATCCGGCATTAAAGTGCTTACCTTAGGAAATATTAATAGACTATACGGTGTAGTATAAATGGAGGATTATAAAAAACTCATCGAAGAAGGGAATAAACTTGCAGATACGATAATATCGAAAAAATGAGGAAAACTCTCGGAATTTATTACGGAACTTGGGTAATTTATTTTTTATTTATCAACCTAGTCAATTATGTAGAGAGCTTATACACATCCAATAACGTTATTTTTACTTTAACAGACATTGTAATAGTTGTCCCTTTCATTATATATTCTGTCTACATATTTGGAAAAATAATACGATTGCGTTTAATTAGATTTGGATATAATAATAGATACTTCCAGATAACTAGAATATTCTACTCATTATATTATACGATTCTAATAATAATTTTCATGATAACCTTTGATCAATGGTATAGTATCATTCCTATTCTCCTCTTTACTGCTGGAATTTCTTTCGCTATATGGAGAATCTTATTTTCTCGTTATAAACTCACTAAAGGAAAATATTATGATATACTAGCAATAGGTAGTTTTCAACTTTATCCTCTTTATCCAATATTAGCTGCTACATCATTTAGTAAATTTGCTACTATATACGTATTTATATTCGCTATATTATGGGCATATGCATCAATTAAATCTTTCTTAGAGTTGATAGATAATGGAGAATATCAAAGATGCTGAAAACAAAAACAATATTAAAGATCTCTTGCAATTTCTAAACAATAGGGCTTTGAATAATTCTGTTAGACTAGGAATATTGATTGCGTTATCAAATTTTGAAAGATTATCCTTTTCAGAATTACTCGAATATACTAAAATACGAAAAAGTTCTTTACTAATGTATCTTAAAGTACTAGAAGAAGAAGGTTTAATTACAGTTAAAAAACAATTTACATTATATCGACCGAGGACATATGCAAGTATCACTGATAAAGGAAAAGATACTATAAAGAAATATTTTGATCTAGTAAACAAAATAAAGTAAACTTTTCCTTTTTATATTAAGAATAATTTTTATAAGATTAGGCTTACAAATAATTATACTTTTAATTGTATGACACACTCAAATAAGTTCACAAATTTTTGACCAAAAGATACAAACTAAAAAACACTCTTTGTATAAAAACATCAGAACCACAAACGTTCAAAATACTTCATATTTCTATTCCTCTTCATAATAATCTTCTCTGTAATAAATAGCTTTGGCAATTGCACAACCAACAACTTGTTTAACAATCTCCTCCTCACTTAATCCGGGATCAAAATACTCTACAACACACTCCTCAACATAACTTAATGCTGAATATTCTCTAATCCTATTAAGCTCCTCTCTTGCCTTTGTGTAAATATTATTAGCTTGCTGAGCAACGGAAAAAGCCTCACTCCTTATTTCATTCTCATCCTCAGAATAAGGAGTCCATTCATAAGCCAATTTTACAGCATAATCACCATACTGCTTTCGTATCTGATCAGAAATACTATCCATTGTTACAGCAAACAAAATCCCTAATTTTA
The nucleotide sequence above comes from Sulfurisphaera javensis. Encoded proteins:
- a CDS encoding ATP-binding cassette domain-containing protein; protein product: MIDYKDLTIKFSNTKIFDKLNLSIKQHSIVIGPNGSGKTTLIKAVCGLIPYKGDILVDGQEIRKIKNYLNLSTNIPEVYTIGRKVKDIVDVYSEIKDLELDTFREILKELRIYDEVINKRILNYQQARAQ
- a CDS encoding transcriptional regulator, translated to MENIKDAENKNNIKDLLQFLNNRALNNSVRLGILIALSNFERLSFSELLEYTKIRKSSLLMYLKVLEEEGLITVKKQFTLYRPRTYASITDKGKDTIKKYFDLVNKIK